One genomic segment of Marinitoga sp. 38H-ov includes these proteins:
- the proB gene encoding glutamate 5-kinase, with protein sequence MEKIVIKIGSNILIKEDKIDESFVFKLSSVVSRLIDNNKKVVLVSSGAKAVGLKYLKLNPIKSLSQKQALCAIGQVQLMKIYEQAFNFYNKKVAQVLLTRDDFSNRSRFINLKNTLIGLNQLKIIPIINENDTVSVEEIKFGDNDILSAYFAIGWGADSLIILTSVDGIYDKDKKIIENYNNAIDLLKIKNTSLGTGGINSKIEAGKIASNSGVKTCICNGKNLENIEKFINGENIGTIFLPHKKIKNKKAWIAYLSKSKGKLFINKGAKEAILERKSLLPIGIEKIEGKFLKGDSVNVYYNNKLIAKGISNYSFLEGKNIIGKKSIDNDYEEFIHADNLVLF encoded by the coding sequence ATGGAAAAGATTGTAATAAAAATAGGGAGTAACATATTAATTAAAGAAGATAAAATCGATGAATCTTTTGTTTTTAAATTAAGTTCAGTTGTATCAAGATTAATAGATAATAATAAAAAAGTTGTTCTAGTATCTTCTGGTGCAAAAGCAGTTGGTTTAAAATATTTAAAATTAAATCCAATTAAAAGTTTATCTCAAAAACAGGCATTGTGTGCAATTGGTCAAGTGCAATTAATGAAAATATATGAACAAGCTTTTAATTTTTATAATAAAAAAGTTGCACAGGTTTTATTAACAAGAGATGATTTTTCAAATAGGTCTAGATTTATTAATTTGAAAAATACTTTAATAGGTTTAAATCAATTAAAAATAATACCTATAATTAATGAGAATGATACAGTGTCTGTTGAAGAAATTAAATTTGGAGATAATGATATTCTTTCAGCTTATTTTGCTATTGGATGGGGAGCTGATTCTTTGATAATATTAACTTCTGTTGATGGGATATATGATAAGGATAAAAAAATAATAGAAAATTATAATAATGCAATTGATTTATTAAAAATAAAAAATACATCTTTAGGAACAGGAGGCATAAATTCAAAAATAGAGGCTGGAAAAATAGCCTCAAATTCAGGAGTAAAAACTTGTATTTGTAATGGTAAAAATTTAGAAAATATTGAAAAATTTATAAATGGAGAAAATATTGGGACGATTTTTCTGCCACATAAAAAAATAAAAAATAAAAAAGCCTGGATAGCATATTTATCTAAAAGTAAAGGAAAATTATTTATAAACAAAGGTGCAAAAGAAGCTATTCTTGAAAGAAAAAGTTTATTGCCTATTGGTATTGAAAAAATAGAAGGCAAATTTTTAAAAGGGGATTCAGTAAATGTTTATTATAATAATAAATTGATAGCAAAAGGAATTAGCAATTACTCTTTTTTAGAAGGGAAAAATATTATTGGAAAAAAAAGTATAGATAATGATTATGAAGAATTTATACATGCTGATAATTTAGTATTATTTTAA